From a single Mycolicibacterium moriokaense genomic region:
- a CDS encoding autotransporter outer membrane beta-barrel domain-containing protein, with protein MGLAKHVGRVGALAVALGVGTAILSLPAVALATTDSESTSSDSSSDTPSSSSGSSTGAAQDPSADSRSSGSSSTGSSSSTTAKNAGAPTTTIGNGRTPGEKDADAKSEKDADDKDADDKDDKDTDDKDAAKSTDGKGTNERGTDVAVAPKTDPLPEVVPEIAVVEPRDGGSDHPSQQRTHVDVPEPPGPVVTEQDVIEPELTTTPVVTESRVEIVESRTVSTDPVILDEDEEPVLVTLTTGLWDGVPPGSEEDPTTPIESSAMLALFALTRRTETEDVALQSADELSTANALVSIAAIQPDPPVVFMIWIGDFTFSSTGWGSFAISIGSGAKAYASGWGSYAIAIGVNASATAKGGVGNTAFAWGTNATATAGGDGEGNDYNRAIAFHGGTAIAGNAGDDNDFNYAIASYGGQAVAGGGGCGCQSDGNDSNFASASGAGSQAYAGYLGERNIGNRATATGGGIAEAGAYGDENVGNVASAAGDSSYAIAGSEGVGNNGNRATATAGGFATAGAFGDGNTGNVGSAAGMGSLASAGFSGDHNSGNAATATGGGIAVAGAYGDGNTGNAASAAGDSSYAIAGSDGVGNNGNRATATAGGIVTAGAFGDGNTGNVGSAAGIGSLASAGVSGNNNSGNTATATDGGEAEAGFNGTGNVGNAASAAGDSSYAIAGSDGAGNTGNRATATAGGTAVAGGAHCGCQGGNDNADNIASADGLGSSAYAGFGGERNSANSATATAGGFAMAGSLGNDLRDWTAVAGHGQIVVVP; from the coding sequence ATGGGTCTCGCGAAGCACGTTGGGCGGGTCGGCGCGTTGGCGGTGGCGTTGGGCGTGGGTACCGCGATTTTGAGCTTGCCTGCAGTCGCACTGGCCACGACGGACAGCGAGTCGACCTCGTCGGACTCGTCCTCTGACACCCCTTCGTCGAGTAGCGGTTCGTCGACCGGCGCAGCCCAAGACCCGTCGGCTGACTCCCGAAGTTCCGGCAGCTCGAGCACCGGTTCCAGCTCCTCGACGACCGCGAAGAACGCCGGTGCGCCGACAACAACCATTGGCAATGGGAGAACACCCGGCGAGAAGGACGCCGACGCGAAGTCCGAGAAAGACGCGGACGACAAAGACGCGGACGACAAAGACGACAAAGACACGGACGACAAAGACGCGGCTAAGAGCACCGATGGGAAGGGCACGAACGAGAGGGGCACCGACGTAGCGGTCGCTCCGAAAACGGATCCGTTACCTGAGGTGGTGCCCGAGATTGCGGTCGTCGAACCCCGCGACGGCGGCAGCGACCACCCGTCGCAGCAGCGCACCCACGTCGACGTACCGGAGCCGCCAGGACCGGTCGTCACTGAGCAAGACGTTATCGAGCCGGAACTGACCACCACTCCGGTCGTCACGGAGTCCAGAGTCGAGATTGTCGAATCGCGGACCGTGTCCACGGATCCGGTGATCCTCGACGAGGACGAGGAACCCGTTTTGGTCACGCTGACCACCGGACTATGGGATGGGGTTCCGCCGGGTTCCGAGGAGGACCCCACCACACCGATCGAGTCGTCTGCGATGTTGGCGTTGTTCGCGTTGACGCGGCGCACCGAAACCGAAGACGTCGCGCTGCAGTCCGCCGATGAGTTGTCGACGGCCAACGCGCTCGTGTCGATTGCGGCGATTCAACCCGACCCGCCGGTCGTATTCATGATCTGGATCGGGGATTTCACCTTCTCGTCGACCGGGTGGGGTTCGTTCGCAATCTCGATCGGGTCCGGCGCGAAGGCGTACGCCAGCGGTTGGGGCAGCTACGCCATCGCCATCGGGGTGAATGCTTCGGCGACCGCGAAAGGCGGAGTCGGCAACACGGCGTTCGCGTGGGGCACAAACGCGACGGCGACCGCGGGCGGCGACGGGGAGGGCAACGACTACAACCGTGCGATCGCCTTCCACGGTGGGACCGCGATCGCGGGAAATGCAGGCGACGACAACGACTTCAACTATGCGATCGCCAGCTACGGCGGTCAGGCCGTCGCCGGCGGCGGTGGGTGCGGATGCCAAAGCGACGGCAACGACAGCAACTTCGCCAGTGCCAGCGGTGCCGGGAGCCAGGCTTACGCCGGGTACCTGGGCGAGCGGAACATTGGCAATCGGGCAACCGCGACCGGTGGAGGTATCGCCGAAGCTGGCGCGTACGGCGACGAAAACGTCGGCAACGTCGCCTCTGCTGCGGGTGACTCGAGCTACGCGATCGCCGGGTCCGAAGGTGTTGGTAACAACGGCAACCGGGCGACGGCGACCGCTGGAGGCTTCGCGACGGCGGGCGCCTTCGGCGACGGAAACACCGGCAACGTCGGTTCCGCCGCCGGCATGGGGAGCCTCGCATCCGCAGGGTTCAGCGGGGATCACAACTCGGGTAATGCCGCCACGGCGACCGGTGGGGGTATCGCGGTGGCGGGCGCGTACGGCGACGGAAACACCGGCAACGCCGCTTCTGCTGCGGGTGACTCGAGCTACGCGATCGCCGGGTCCGATGGTGTTGGTAACAACGGCAACCGGGCGACGGCGACCGCTGGAGGCATCGTGACGGCGGGCGCCTTCGGCGACGGAAACACCGGCAACGTCGGTTCGGCCGCCGGCATCGGGAGCTTGGCATCCGCAGGGGTCAGCGGGAATAACAACTCCGGTAATACGGCGACCGCGACCGATGGAGGGGAAGCTGAGGCGGGTTTCAACGGCACAGGCAACGTCGGCAACGCCGCCTCTGCTGCGGGTGACTCGAGCTACGCGATCGCCGGGTCCGACGGGGCCGGTAACACAGGCAATCGTGCGACCGCGACAGCAGGTGGTACGGCCGTTGCGGGCGGCGCTCACTGCGGGTGCCAAGGCGGCAACGACAACGCCGACAACATCGCGAGCGCCGACGGTCTCGGGAGCTCGGCGTACGCAGGGTTCGGCGGTGAGCGGAACAGTGCCAATAGCGCGACTGCGACCGCAGGTGGGTTTGCGATGGCAGGCTCGTTGGGTAACGACCTCCGCGACTGGACGGCCGTGGCGGGCCACGGTCAGATAGTGGTCGTGCCCTGA
- a CDS encoding RNA-binding S4 domain-containing protein, with the protein MESTRVDRWLWSVRLVKTRPDAADACRGGHVRVNGRPAKPATPVSPGDEVRALVGQTMRVVEVVRVIQKRVGAADAATCFLDRTPKPEPTETIPVAVRERGAGRPTKRDRRRLDKLRAGRL; encoded by the coding sequence GTGGAGTCGACCCGGGTGGACAGGTGGCTGTGGTCGGTCCGGCTCGTCAAGACGCGACCCGACGCCGCCGACGCGTGCCGGGGCGGGCATGTGCGGGTGAACGGCCGGCCCGCCAAACCCGCCACCCCGGTGTCGCCGGGCGACGAGGTGCGCGCACTTGTCGGTCAGACCATGCGAGTGGTCGAGGTGGTGCGGGTGATCCAGAAGCGGGTGGGTGCGGCCGACGCGGCCACGTGCTTCCTTGACCGGACGCCGAAACCCGAGCCCACCGAGACGATTCCGGTTGCCGTCCGCGAGCGCGGTGCGGGGCGGCCGACGAAGCGCGACCGCCGCCGTCTGGACAAGCTCCGGGCCGGCCGACTCTGA
- a CDS encoding cupin domain-containing protein — translation MTELPDLARRLDLAPHPEGGWFKETWRSELTVPQSALPPDYEGPRNAGTAILFLLMPGQQSAWHTVRSAEVWLYHSGGPLLLEFGPEQDTATTHLLGADIEAGESPQIVIPPGHWQRARPRDDQPCLVSCVVVPGFDFADFALGAD, via the coding sequence ATGACCGAACTCCCCGACTTGGCCCGCCGCCTCGACCTGGCCCCTCACCCCGAGGGCGGCTGGTTCAAGGAGACGTGGCGTAGCGAGCTGACGGTGCCTCAGTCGGCGCTTCCGCCGGACTACGAGGGCCCCCGCAACGCGGGAACCGCGATCCTGTTTCTCCTCATGCCGGGCCAGCAGTCGGCGTGGCACACCGTGCGCAGCGCCGAAGTGTGGCTCTACCACTCCGGCGGCCCGCTGCTACTCGAGTTCGGCCCCGAACAGGACACCGCCACAACACATCTGCTCGGCGCCGACATCGAGGCCGGCGAGAGCCCCCAGATCGTCATTCCACCCGGACATTGGCAGCGGGCCCGCCCGCGGGACGACCAGCCCTGCCTCGTCAGCTGCGTCGTGGTCCCGGGTTTCGACTTCGCGGACTTCGCGCTCGGCGCGGACTGA
- a CDS encoding GNAT family N-acetyltransferase yields MSGFVEPVSLTGDRCVKLEPLSREHVPEIRAAAADGELGRLWFTAAPAPDEVDRWVDARLAVQTPDTGLTFVVRRLDGTFLGSSSYMSVDPKNHRLEIGNTWYVESARRSGVNSETKLLMLGHAFDELGCVAVEFRTHFFNFTSRDAIERLGAKLDGVLRSHQVLADGSRRDTVVYSILDIEWPSVRNNLLYRLNRHT; encoded by the coding sequence ATGAGCGGATTCGTCGAGCCGGTGTCGCTGACCGGCGATCGCTGCGTGAAACTGGAACCGCTTAGCCGAGAACATGTTCCGGAGATCAGGGCTGCCGCCGCTGACGGTGAACTCGGACGGCTCTGGTTCACGGCCGCGCCCGCCCCGGACGAAGTCGATCGATGGGTCGACGCACGCTTGGCGGTGCAGACGCCGGACACGGGGCTGACGTTCGTCGTCCGACGACTGGACGGGACGTTCCTCGGCTCGTCGAGTTACATGAGCGTCGACCCGAAGAACCATCGACTGGAGATCGGCAACACCTGGTACGTGGAGTCGGCGCGGCGCAGCGGTGTCAACAGCGAGACGAAGCTGCTGATGCTGGGCCATGCCTTCGACGAGTTGGGCTGTGTCGCAGTCGAGTTCCGGACGCACTTCTTCAACTTCACCAGCCGAGACGCCATCGAGCGGCTGGGTGCGAAGCTCGACGGCGTGCTGCGCAGTCACCAAGTGCTGGCCGACGGGTCCCGGCGCGACACCGTCGTCTACTCGATCCTGGACATCGAATGGCCGAGCGTCCGGAACAACCTGTTGTACCGGCTCAACCGTCACACGTGA